TTTTAAGCTGGCTGTTGCATTTCTCATACATGAAACTTTCCACCAGGCGCGCCATATCCTGATCGGCCCCGGTCCTGACCGCATCACTTAAATGGGCCATATTGTTCAGTGACGGATGATTGCTCAAAGATGTAAAAACCCATTTGGTCATGATATCCTTATCTGCGGCTGTTGTATTGCTGATCAGGCATTGCGATAATGCCGATGCATATTGCCCGGCATGGGCAGTCCCTGAAAATCCTAGAATGATCAGAAAAAGTAATTTTTTCATGTTTACGCCTTTTATTATTTGCAACATATTTCCTTTATCGTAGCATATGGCTCAAAATAAGGCAGCGGCAAGAACGATTTACCCCATGGAAATTTCAATATTTGATATTAAAGACCAGGACGAAGTCATAGAACTTTGGCGGGACTGCGGCCTTCTCAGAGCACAGAACGATCCCTATGACGATATAAAGCGGAAAATAAACCATAGTCCCGAACTCTTCTTTGTCGGGCGAAAGGACGGCAAAATAATCGCCAGTGTTATGGCCGGATACGAAGGGCGCCGTGGCTGGATCAATTTGTTGGGCGTTGCCCCGTCCGCACAAAAATCAGGATTTGGCCGGGAAATCATGGATTTTGCCGAAAAGAAACTTGGTGAACTCGGCTGCGTGAAAGTCAATCTGCAAATCAGACACACAAATGAACAGGCCATAAATTTTTATCAAAGCCTTGGTTACGAAGAAGATCATGTCTTCAGTATGGGGAAACGTCTGTAAGTTTTCATAAGAATGGTGAATATTACACAAATATTACAACTTTATAAACTTAAAAGTGTATTTGTTATTTCAGCCTAATTTGACATAATCTATTTTATCAATAAGAACTGCCGAATATTAGCATTATATAATAAGGATCCCTTATGTAAATTTTTAAATAAATTTTAACCATCAAAACTTATACTATGAATAGTAGTGGTAATTTGAAATTTACATGGGACAAGGCAAATGACTATTTCCAGACGTAATTTAAAAATCCTGTTGGTCAGTTTTCTGACTGTTGGTTTTGCTGAAAGCGGCCATTCTGAAAGCGATTTAATAGCTTCCGCTTCGACTATTCCTTCATACAAATCAGTAACAGGCAAATATGAACTTACAAAAGACATATACTTCAAGGCACTATATACATTTGAGGAACACCGGCAAAATCTGAAACATATTGTTTATGATGCCGAAAATGGTGATATCGAGGCACAATACAGATTAGGACTTGTCTATCAGAATGGCTATGGTGTGACAAAAAGCGATGTTGTTGCCCTGATGTGGTACACCATATCAACAAAGAATGGATTTAAGACGGCAGGTCAGGACAAAACATACACCGAAAATTACATGGCACAGGATCAGATCAATCTGGCCCGTCAGATGGCTGAACTTTGGCTTTCTAAACACTAAGCAGAATGATGAGGGTGTGACTTGGGGGATGCCATGTTTAATGGTAGGTATCAATGTCAACAATAACGCCGCCTCGCCTTTTGGCTTCAACATCAAGCATATTGTGGTAAAACTCAATCTGCTCCTCAATATCCCTGCCTTTAATCAGTTTGCCGCGGCGTTGCCTCGCCTTGTTTAACGTCATAATAACGACCTTGTTACGCTCATACTGATTGCTTGACCAATCAATAGTACGTTTACGCAGACAGGTCCCAAAAATCAGCCACATATAGCCGAGCTTGCCATCCAGCATATTCTCCGGCTCAAGTGCCTCACATTTACGGCTGCGAATATCCCGTGCCATATATTCCAGAAATTGCCCACTTGGAAATCGATTGATCTTTATCATACTTTGCCCTTTACCTACTCTTCAAACTCTACCACTCATCTTCTTATCCCGTGGTATTATCCCTTATTTTCTGCCGAAAACGCAAGTAGTTTAGGAAAGGTTAATATTTGATAAAATTTTAACTATATTTATTAATAAATGGGTTAAGCTTTCTGCGATTTTTAAATTTAAGGAAAAAATCCTGATGAAATAGGTTAGGCTCTTATGCCTCTGTTTATTTCCGCGAATCCGTAAAATGGCACATTTTACTCTATGACTTTTTCTATGAGCGCATCGTAAAATGCCTTTAGGCGCGTCTTTAAATGATCGATCTTATAACTTTCCTGCGCAACCTGCCGAGCCTTTGCACGCAATTCTTCCTTTTTCTTATCATTTGACAAAAGCTGGATAAGATTTTCTGAAACGCTGATACAGTCGCCGTCCTCGGAAACCAGCGCCGTCACCCCATCAATCATAAACTCACGGCCGCCCCGCCCGGCAAAGCCGACAACCACGGCACCGCTGAACATGGCCTCAATCGACGGCAGCGCAAAGCCCTCGGGATAGCCACTCGCCAGAAATAGATCGGCCCGGCGAAAGGCGTCTGCAATTCCCGCTTCATCAAGTCCGTCTGCATAATGAAAACGCACCGCAGGATTTTTCCGTTCAACAATTTTTCTGATCGTTTCTATATCACGCGCATTTTTTCGTGGCAGACAAAGGACCGTATTTTTTTCGCGCAAAGCCGGGTCAGGGTAAAAAACCGTATCATCAACGGCATTGGATATAGTCACACAGTCCTCATCATTCATCGCCTTGATAGTGCGTGTTATATAATCGCTGCAGGAAATAACATAATCATAGCCAAGGTCCCGATAGGACTTTTCCCGGTCCATTGGCTCAAGTCGGTTATGCAGAAATATCCAGCTCTGGGCAAACATGATTTTTATAGCATTTCTGAATTTAAGTGCATCATAGGGACAGAATTCTGATGCCACAACCACATCATTGTCCTTTAAATCAAACCCCGCATCCCTGATATTGAGGGCTTTAATATCCGGATAATATATATTTCCGTCAAATTTCCCCATCGCTATCACGTCCGCCTTAAACCCCAGCTCCCGCAAATATTTGACATGCTGATAGAAAACCTTAACTCCGCCAACGGCTTTTTTTCTGTCCCTGAAGCAGGATTTTAAATACCCAATTCCCCATCCCTGCAGCGATGCCCGAACAAACTGGCGCAGGGAAAATTTCTGCCTGAAAATGTCCGGTATCAGATAATATATAGTGCCGATGTTCATTTATCGCCTGTTCAAATGTGTTGTGCTTTTTCCGGTCCTAATTGACAGAACCACGATTATTATGGTCTTATATACACCATATCGGGGAGATATTAAGGGAGAAAATCAATGGACAGACGTAAATTTCTTGCATTTGTCGGCGGTGCCAGTGCGCTTGCCGCCATGAACGCCAACCAAAAAGCCGATGCCCTTGAACAGGCCATGGGGCAGGAACTTGAGGAAAATCAGCTTGGGCGCCTTAGAAAATCGGCAATCTGCCGTGCATATGGCGCCGATAATAGCTGGGACCGTGGAACGGCCAACAATGCCAAATATCTGCATATGGGCGAAGATCCGCGCCTGCCAAAAATGTCGGATAAACCGACCCTGCTTGAATTTTTTGATAAACGGATTGGCCATTCCAGCCATTTGCTGCAGTCGGCCCGGCTGGCAAAGCTTAACGGCCTGCCGGAAAAAATTGTTCTGGCCTGCCTGCTTCATGATATCAGCGTTATTGCCTATATCGCCGGGGATCATGGCTATTACGGTGCCGCCCTTGTCGCCCCTTATGTTGATGAGGAGGTTTCATGGGCCATCAAATATCACCAGTCCTTACGTTTTATCCCGGATGAGGATGTCGGTTACCCCTATCCTGAAGCTTACATTCGCTATTTTGGTGAGGATTATAAGCCTGAGCCTTACATTTACAAAGATGCAGAATATGCACGAAACCATAAATGGTATATGACCGCACGGCAGATCTGCATTAATGATGTTTACAGCTTTGATCCGAATGTGACCGTAAAGCTTGATGATTTTCATGACATCATTGGTCGTAACTGGCGCGATCCCGAAGAGGGTCTCGGTTTTGACAGCAGCCCGTCGGCCCATATGTGGCGAACGATGATTTATCCGAACAATAGCCTATAAAAAATCAGCCATTCTGATTGATAAGATCAATTGAAACGAAGGCGACGGCGGATGTCCCGCTCCCCTCTTCCATCTGCATGATGGTGGCAAGGCCCTTTTCATTTTCGATTTTTAAACTGTCCCCGCCGGACAGTTCCCTTAATGAACCGTCAAGATCAAAAGCCACCGGACTGCTGCCATCCAGCAGGTGAATAAAATGAAAATCGGACTTCAGGGAAAGCTTTTCCGGTGAATTTAAATAAAAGCCCGTTAAATCTGCCCTGGCAAAGCGGCGATCCACCATCACATTAAAATCCCTGATCGGACCGTCTGCCAGTTTGCCGGACAGGTCAATATCCCCCGGGAAACTGTAAACCTGCAAATCCTCAAAAAGCATGCCCATACCATATTCGCCGCCATCAAGGGTGATGCCGTTTCCTTCAGTCAGCATCAGATGCCGGTCAATATTGGGAAAATTAGAAAATGGCCCGTCTTCTTTTACCGAAGCAATACTGATCCGCCATAAAAACGGGCTGTCTTTTCGTTTCGGCCTGTGTGCTGATACGGCAAGTTCGCGTGTCATGCCCTGACCGTTTTTCCACGGCATCAGTAAATAATTCTGTTTTTTTAAATAATGGATCATGGCCGACTGTCATTTCCCCGGATAACTAAGGATAACAGATTAAAAAGAACTAATAATTCCAGAACTGAAGTCCCTGTGCAATCCGTGCCTTTAGCCGTTCACTATTAAGTTCCTGCTTATATTCCCCACAAAGCAGGTCCCGCAGCACCGTAAAGGCCTCACTATAGCCCATTTTTTCCATATAGCCTTTTTTACGGCGATACCGCTCCGCCAGATAATTTTCCTTGGCAATGATTTCCTCGATCTTTTCACGGTCCCCGGCTTCATAGGCGGCCTGGGCCTGATCGCACAATTCCTTGACACCAATCATCTGCCGCAGATCCTGAATAAGCTCAAGCACCTCATCAACGGTGGCCGGCATTCCGTGCATCAGGCTGCCGTCCTCATGGCGCAGTGGTCTGTGCTTGCTGATAAAACTGACCGATTGCGGGCAATCAATTTCCGGGAATATATCGGCCGCCACTTTCCGGATGATCGCTTCTGAAAGGAAAAGATCCCCTAAATAGATATCCCCGCCTGTCGCCTGCCAATATTCAATGACCATATTATGGATACGGATATATTCATCCATATCAAAATAGCCCTTTTCACCAACACGGTTAAATGCCGGGTGAAGTCTGTCATCTGTCCATAGCAGCTGACATAGTGCAAAGATTTGCTGATTACTCGCTTTATCCCTGTTCGTCCCCCGATAATGTATACTAGACACTTAACAACCTCCATATCGTTATGGACATTTTGATATACTAAATTCCTAAATGTAAAGTAAATTATCAGCGAAACTTTTATCGATGCCTGAAAATATTGACCGCATCCCGCATCATGGATGCTGCCGTCGCAATCGGTTCTTTCTCATAAAGTTTGTGATACATGATCCCGTATATATCCGAATGGATTTCAACCCCCATTTCCCAGCCATTGCAGGACCCAAGAAAACTGTTCATCGGCAACACTTCCGGCCTGACTGTGAAGCGCCCCTCTTCGGCACTGGCAACAAGTTTGATTGTGTTGCCATTTTTCTGTTCTTTTCTCAGCATTTCCGCGGTTATTTGCTCAATCCCCTGAACCGAAATGTTATCAAGGGTGATGTCAGCACCCAATACCGAATTGGCGATTATCAGCAGTTTGAAGGCCGTATCCCAGCCCCCGATATCAAGGGACGGATCAGATTCCGCCGCCCCAACCCTTTGCGTTTCCTTTAGGGCATCGTCAAAGCTCATCCCTTTGGCGAGCGCGTCAAAAATAAAATTGCTGGTGGCATTGAATATTCCGGATATTTTGGTGATTTCGCCACAAACCATATCCCGTCTGGCAATATTAAGGACCGGTAACCCGCCACACACTGTCGCGGAATATCCGATTCCCGCCCCGCTTTTTGATGCCAGACTTTCCAGTTCGGCAAGCGCCTGCACCACCGGGCCCTTGTTCGCCAGCACCACCGATACCCCCCGGATCAATGCACTGCGACTGATATCAAGCGCCTCACCCCCGGTTTTTAAATCAACCGGAGTCGCTTCAAATATCAGATCAAGGGGAAGGTCATTTAATATTTGCTGCGCACGTGTGCCCTGATATCCGCTAAGGTTACTCACCCGGCCACCATTTTGTTTATGGGCCAGCACCGCCGCCATATCGAATCCGTCTTCATTTACGGCAATACCGCTGCTGTCGGATAGCGCTATGATTTTAAAGTCAAGACCATACTGCGCGACGAGGGCCGCTTTCTTTTCTTTGAGTATTGAAATCAGGTTTTTATGGACACTGCCAAGGCCTAGCATGGCCGTTTTAATATGTTTCATAATTTTTTATTTTCAAATGCCGCTTTTATCCATCACTGCCAGATAAAGAGCAACTATAATCAATGACCCGCCCATCACATAATTAAAAATCCGCAAATTGCGCTGAACTTTCAGAAAATGGCTGATCTTTGCCCCGGCCAGCCCCCATGACAGCACACAGAGATACCCGACCACTGTATAAACGCCCATATAAAGCGCTAATCTTGACCCGCCAACCGCCAGGTTAAAGGCGCTGACCCCGGCAAGGCAGGCAATCCAGGATTTCGGGTTGAGCCATTGCAGCACGGCCCCAAAAATAAAGCCCGGTTTTTCTTTCTTTTCCCCGTGCAGATCAGCGGTCGAAAGCGCAATTTTAAGCCCCATATAGGCGATTTATGCCGCCCCGACATACCCGAGAATGCGCATGACCATTATATTCTCGGTCAGCATCACCCCAAACCCGAGCGCAACACTGATCACCATCGCTGAAAAACCGAATGCTGCCCCGGTGGCAAAGGCAACCGTGCTTTTAAAGCCGTGATTAACACCGGTTGTCATCATCAGAATATTGGTCGGCCCCGGTGTGATCGACATGGTAAAAGCATAAATCATTGTGGCAAATGCAAAGGCACTCATTATCATTTATCCAAATCATTTATCCATCAAAAGCACATAAAGCGCCACAGCCAAAAGGGCTGACCCCATGGCATAATTGAAAAATTTATGGTTTCGCTCATTTTCCAGAAAACGGGTTATTTTTGATCCCGCATAGGCCCACAAGGATACGCTGAACAGCACAACACATGTTGAAATCGCGATATAATAAACAATCCCCATATTATTCCCCGCCAGATTAAAGGCACCGATACCGCCAAGGCAAGCGGTCCAGGCTTTCGGATTGATCCACTGAAACAGAACGCCGTGCATAAATCCGGCTTCGCGGTCGCTTTTAGGGGTAATATGGGTCGGCGCAGTGGCAATTTTATAAGCCATATAAGCCATGAAGGCAATCCCGCCATAGCCCAGAATTTCAAGGAACCCTTCATTGCCCGCAACCACAGTGCCAATACCAAACGCGATGACCGCCAATAGCAGATTAAAGCCGATCACAACCCCAAGCGTAAAGGGCAAGGCTTTTTTAAAGCCGTAATTAACACCGGTTGAAAGGGCTATAATATTATTCGGCCCCGGCGTGATCGCCATGGAAAAAGCATATATAAACATTGCGACCAAA
This region of Emcibacteraceae bacterium genomic DNA includes:
- a CDS encoding GNAT family acetyltransferase, whose product is MAQNKAAARTIYPMEISIFDIKDQDEVIELWRDCGLLRAQNDPYDDIKRKINHSPELFFVGRKDGKIIASVMAGYEGRRGWINLLGVAPSAQKSGFGREIMDFAEKKLGELGCVKVNLQIRHTNEQAINFYQSLGYEEDHVFSMGKRL
- a CDS encoding glycosyltransferase family 4 protein → MNIGTIYYLIPDIFRQKFSLRQFVRASLQGWGIGYLKSCFRDRKKAVGGVKVFYQHVKYLRELGFKADVIAMGKFDGNIYYPDIKALNIRDAGFDLKDNDVVVASEFCPYDALKFRNAIKIMFAQSWIFLHNRLEPMDREKSYRDLGYDYVISCSDYITRTIKAMNDEDCVTISNAVDDTVFYPDPALREKNTVLCLPRKNARDIETIRKIVERKNPAVRFHYADGLDEAGIADAFRRADLFLASGYPEGFALPSIEAMFSGAVVVGFAGRGGREFMIDGVTALVSEDGDCISVSENLIQLLSNDKKKEELRAKARQVAQESYKIDHLKTRLKAFYDALIEKVIE
- a CDS encoding HutD family protein; protein product: MIHYLKKQNYLLMPWKNGQGMTRELAVSAHRPKRKDSPFLWRISIASVKEDGPFSNFPNIDRHLMLTEGNGITLDGGEYGMGMLFEDLQVYSFPGDIDLSGKLADGPIRDFNVMVDRRFARADLTGFYLNSPEKLSLKSDFHFIHLLDGSSPVAFDLDGSLRELSGGDSLKIENEKGLATIMQMEEGSGTSAVAFVSIDLINQNG
- a CDS encoding LysE family translocator gives rise to the protein MTALVAMFIYAFSMAITPGPNNIIALSTGVNYGFKKALPFTLGVVIGFNLLLAVIAFGIGTVVAGNEGFLEILGYGGIAFMAYMAYKIATAPTHITPKSDREAGFMHGVLFQWINPKAWTACLGGIGAFNLAGNNMGIVYYIAISTCVVLFSVSLWAYAGSKITRFLENERNHKFFNYAMGSALLAVALYVLLMDK